A stretch of Manis javanica isolate MJ-LG chromosome 1, MJ_LKY, whole genome shotgun sequence DNA encodes these proteins:
- the NT5C1B gene encoding cytosolic 5'-nucleotidase 1B isoform X6, translating into MKLQQGTQKTALKQRKDGTPRNQEVISALSSPLALQPPRLHPPPPASKSHRGNCQQSHRCPHRPRPPCLSHIRPRPRITSPRRGLGAAPRCTTIRNPGLTAWGGRSVSPGTPGTRIPGTTRAHPPQNGSPLPNAGRSTRPRWTVTPCPTRPRGGRKRMTTTKPTGHPCGRCMRTSRTARAPGCTAPFGLCDPRPGGPSLQPKLKHAITVAVSSWALFNMADGSKIYEEEGLEKYMEYQLHNENVILTPGPAFHFVKALQHVNARLRDLYPDEQDLFDIVLMTNNHAQVGVRLINSVNHYGLLIDRFCLTGGKSPIGYLKAYLTNFYLSEDSEKVQEAIQEGIASATMFDGVKDMAYCDTQLRVAFDGDAVLFSDESEHIAKEHELDKFFQHETLFENKPLAQGPLKGFLEDLGRLQKKFYAKDERLLCPIRTYLITASSAASSGTRVLKTLHNWGLEIDEALFLAGAPKDPILVKIRPHIFFDDRMFNTEGAQKFGTITAHVPYGINEKMNN; encoded by the exons ATGAAACTACAACAAGGTACTCAAAAGACAGCCTTGAAGCAGAGAAAAGACGGGACTCCGAGAAATCAGGAGGTCATCTCAGCACTCAG CTCCCCACTAGCTCTGCAACCTCCCAGACTtcacccacctcccccagccaGCAAGAGTCACCGGGGGAACTGTCAGCAAAGCCATCGCTGCCCTCACCGCCCGCGTCCTCCATGCCTTTCTCACATCCGCCCACGCCCCCGGATCACCAGTCCCAGGCGGGGTCTTGGCGCAGCACCAAGATGCACGACAATCCGGAATCCGGGGCTCACGGCATGGGGCGGGAGATCCGTGAGTCCCGGGACGCCAGGGACACGCATCCCCGGGACTACCCGCGCACACCCCCCACAGAATGGAAGTCCTTTGCCCAATGCAGGGCGCTCAACCCGTCCCAGATGGACCGTGACTCCGTGTCCGACCAGACCCAGAGGCGGGAGGAAGAGGATGACTACGACGAAGCCTACTGGGCATCCGTGCGGACGCTGTATGAGAACATCCCGGACTGCTCGCGCCCCCGGCTG TACCGCTCCCTTCGGTCTGTGTGACCCCCGTCCCGGTGGCCCCTCGCTGCAGCCCAAGCTCAAGCATGCCATCACCGTCGCGGTGTCATCCTGGGCGCTCTTCAACATGGCTGACGGAAGCAAGATCTACGAAGAGGAGGGTCTGGAAAAGTACATGGAGTACCAGCTTCACAACGAGAACGTCATCCTGACCCCGGGGCCTGCCTTCCACTTCGTCAAG GCACTGCAGCACGTCAATGCTAGACTCCGTGATCTGTATCCTGATGAACAGGACTTATTTGATATTGTGCTGATGACTAATAACCATGCCCAAGTGGGAGTGCGGCTTATAAACAGCGTCAATCACTAtg GCTTACTAATTGACCGCTTCTGTCTGACTGGTGGAAAAAGCCCCATTGGCTACTTGAAGGCATATCTTACCAACTTTTATCTCTCTGAGGATTCTGAAAAAGTACAAGAAGCAATACAAGAAG GGATAGCCTCTGCAACAATGTTTGATGGAGTCAAAGACATGGCTTACTGTGACACCCAGCTCCGTGTGGCCTTTGATGGGGATGCCGTCCTCTTCTCTGACGAGTCTGAGCACATTGCCAAGGAGCATGAGCTAGACAAATTCTTTCAACATGAAACACTATTTGAGAATAAGCCTCTAGCTCAG GGTCCCTTGAAAGGCTTTCTGGAAGATTTAGGCAGACTGCAAAAGAAGTTTTATGCCAAAGATGAGCGGTTACTTTGTCCTATCAGGACCTACCTGATTACAGCCAGCAGTGCAGCCAGTTCAGGAACCCGTGTGCTGAAAACCCTTCACAACTGGGGTCTAGAGATAGATGAAGCTCTTTTCCTTGCTGGAGCTCCCAAAGATCCCATCTTGGTGAAAATAAGGCCCCACATCTTCTTTGATGACCGCATGTTCAACACTGAAGGGGCACAGAAATTCGGCACCATCACAGCTCATGTACCTTAtggaattaatgaaaaaatgaacaattag